The sequence ATCGTAGCATACAAACGTTAGCCACACGGCTGTCGGCTATGAGCCCTATTCACTCATATGTCCGAAATAAGcgacttttcttatttttatgtcTGTAAGCATGTTCCTTGAAGTTATTCTCATAATTTTTCTATAGCACTACATTCCAAGGGCTTCTAGTCGGTGTATGTTTGTAGTTTTCAAGGTCCAGGCCTCGCATCCATATAAATGTGTCGACCATAAGTAGCATCTCAGAATTTGTGCCTTTAAATTAATTGGCTTGTCCCGCCTTGTCAGTAGTTTACTAATCTTCATGAAGGCCGTTCTAGAAGTTTCCATTGGTTTAGTTTACTGCTTTACTCTAtttctactacaacaacaacaacagaagttTCTATTCAAACTCTTATTTCATGATCAATGTCCCATAGGCCGTTAAGCCATACTCCTAGATATTTGAAGTTGCTTATTTCCTATTTTTAGTCTCTGCGGCTTCtacttacaataataaatttggaaatgaagaaggctttcgacacagtcggCCACTCCACGTACTAGATGACACGCCGCGACTGAAGATATGGTCCGCGAATTATCTGAATGGTCGGCATTCGTCAGTAATTTTTCGAGATCAGCTCGAAACAGAGGAGCATAAAGCAAGGTAAACCGCAGGGTTGTGTACTTTCAACCTTGCTTTTCGACTTCTACATCTCAAAGCTCTCCCAACCACAAAAGGGAGTCACACACGCTATGGCACACCAATATCGACCGTCAACAACCTCAAAATTCTGGGTGTTACCTTGCTCTCCTTTTCAGCGCACATAAACGCAATTGTCGCTAAGGtcaaaaaccgcaacaaggccCTCAAATCGCTAGCCGGTAACACTTGGAtttaaagacaaagaaatgttgttaGCGACATTTAAAGCTAGTTCTGAATAATGCTGCgactgtctggtcgcctggcccCAATGATATGCAGTGGACAGAGTTCCAGACCTGTCAAAAACCGCAATCAGGACAGCCACAGGACGCCTCCTGATGCTCCCCTGTAACAGCTTCACAACGAGGCTTCCATTCTCCCGGGTATGGAGGATAGCAAGCAATTTCTACTGCGGTGCTACTGAAGGTATAACCTCAGCAGACATTTACTATAGCCTGAGCCAACCATCTCCCAGGGATATAAGGAGGCATCTCTTCAACTAATCGACAACTACTGAACgcgacagtgtttagacagacaattaACGGGATTTATCGAGAgacaccaccttcttaagctcccgacacCCGGATTTCGTTATCGTAGTCCAACCCCTACCTACCCGcttaaccttggcacaattacattctactaaactcctacctatccggAATTAACCCCGACACACCCAACACATGTCCAGCATCTGAAGACGCCCCGCACGAAACTTTTCACATGGTCTATCAAAACCACACATCTTACACCCCCCTCGTTctgaacccaacctgtcgaaacagcaagtttactgagcctaccgttagatgagttagacgatgacaATCGGTGATAACACCTCACTGGCTTGGTTTAGTAAacttctacaacaacaaaaccatttctttcttttttaccaAATCAAAAATGACGTTTAGCGCACTTCCAATGTCAAAgtgatttaaaaatgtgtttcttattATCTTTTGCAGGACGCTTTACTCGTGGCATCTACGCTATCTCGGTATCAGGGAACCTTCCTCAAGCAACACTCCGTGAAATGAAAAGTCGCGGTATTCCCTATAGATCGAGAGACACTAGCCAGCGTTAAACTACTCTAATAATAtaagaataataattaataaaaaaaactatgaaatgatgtacaaaagttatttttattgtaattataaaGCCCATTACAAAAAGTACAAATAGTAAGTACAGTAAAATGCGCAAAGTTGaccacaaaatttaatacaaattaaaacaaactcatatgcgtacatatgtatgtgcatacatacctacatattttcctaaatgtgttaatttttattcagttttttcttGAATTCAATGCAAACTCTGATTttgtttagtaaatttaattaaaacaaaactgtgttttttaACCGTGTAAACTTATCCtggttttacatatttattcgaAATCAAGAATAGTGATAAGTATACTAAGGTGATTTTTAAATTCGAAGCAACAAGTTAATATAAAGATAGTAAGGGCAAATGGAAATTACTCTTCCAAAGCCAGAATACGTAAGCCGTCGCCACCAGCGGTGGTAGCCTGCACTCCAAACCCAGCAGCCTCCAATTCTTCTTTCAACTTCCAATAAACCTGATTGCTCTCGAAATTTTCTGGTAAAAGCACAATGGCAAAACCTCCCGCACCCGCACCtgttattttgctaaaaaaccCACGCTTGAAGGCAATAGCAAATATCTGTTCCAATTTGGGATGTGTGACACCAATAGCTTTGAGGAGATCGTTGTTAATTTGGAACAATCGCTCaagtttttcaaacttttcactaTCATCTTTCGCATTACCAAAGCTTTCATATAACGGTATAGCGCTTGACACTATTTCCTCACAGGCATCCCATATGGAGTCCACAACTTTCGGAAATGCCTCCGACAGATGCCGTACTTTAGCAACAATATCAGCAGTGCTACGATTTACACGACTATCTACAAGCATTATATTTAATGGTCGCTGTATATTAAGTGATTGAAAGCCTTGCCCTTTAACAAAACGTAACATTCCACCGTAAGTCACTACAGTATTGTCAACGCCAGATGGTGTACCATGCATAATGCGCTCCGACTCAAACGCCCACTGAGAAATAAGtgctttattttctaatttaatgTATGACTGCTCGTCGAAGTGacctgtaaaaagtaaaaatgccGCCGCTACTACTGCGCCAAACGAAGCCGAGCTGCCTAGGCCAGAACCAATAGTTAACTCTGTGTCTATGTAGACTTCAAACCCCGATTGTATAGTAAGTTCTGCACTCGGTGCCGAAAGAACTGCTCCTGCCAATAGATAATATAtagacaaaaatgatttttgagcTTGCAGTTGTTTAGGAGAATTGCTGATGGATCCTTCCAATTGTTTCGCGACAACGACACGCACATCCTCAAGCAATTTAGCCGTGCAATCCAATTTACCACCAGGATATTTGACGCGAAACTCGTTAACAAATTCATTGAACTGTTTCAATTGAATCTCGAATGTGCAATTTAGTGTgtctaaattaaaaacacagaCTTGATTTTCTGGTTGTGGAtggaattttagttttgttgtaagTCCCACAGCGGCGGATAACGCTGGCTTTTTGTAGACGACGGCATGCTCGCCGTGAAGAATTACTTTGCCGGGTGCAATAATTTCAAACTTCTTCATGGTTCACCGGCTGTTGCTAACTAgatcaattttcaaatttgtttcagTTATTCCGTTGTTTACTTGTGTTGTAAActacaaaagtaaaaattctTTTGTGAAAACAATGCGATCTGATACAGCGTTAATAATCAACCTACTTGTTTACTCACAACAACACAATCTCCTTAATGAGAGTCGGGTTTGCCACGATGGAATAAGATATTAAGGTATTTATTAACTAAGCAAAGccgtatttttatgcaaatgggTTTACTTGACTTTTGGCTCACAGATCGATTATCACTGTACTTTTAGCTTCAAAGATGTCTTACGAgcactttgttttatttctataCATTTAATATTGGTTTCTCTTCAATCCAAGCAGTTAGATTTTCTATGTCTGATCGCGTGTGTTATTTATTACGTAGAAGCAATACTTTCACTTTctgctctttttttaatttgaagatcTGCCTTTGTTCGTGTTTTCAGTACTCTTGTTTCATTTATCCGTCCAAGCCGCTTCGTCGACCCAGCTTACTAACTTTAACTGCTGCTGTTACCTGACTGAATGACGCTATAACCTCACAGAAACTTATATTTAGagtacatgtgtatatgtaggtataataACAGCATGTGgtgactttatttttattgcactgTTTGCTGCACTTTCTCCCACTCTTCGGGTGTGTACGATTTTTGTGAGAATGCGTGTATCTCTTTTAGCTCGTCCGCAAGCGCACTGTTCACTAGGCGATGCTTCTGCAGCAATGTCTTACCACGGAATGCCTCTGAAACAATCGTAACGCTGAATTTACCGCCACAACCGTCTGATTCGTCAATCGCCTTTACATATAGCGCTCCCAGATTATCGGCTAGTTTTTCTTCCAAATGCTTTGCTGTATATTTGCTCATTTTAAGTCAAATTTAAAATCCAAATTCCCTCCAATCCCTGCTGCGGTTATAGTTTTCAATTCGTTAGCCGACAGTTCACTACAAAACTAACCAAACAAGTACTTGTTAATCTTTGCATTGATtctgcataaatacatatacatatataaacgcAAGTACAGACAAAAACAACTATTAAGGCAAGTAGTTCTCTGTGTTGAACATAAATTGGTTATGACACAAGCTCTCAGTATATTTATACAAATCTACATTGGTACCAAAACCAATATTtcaggttttttcttttttttatatattaaccatttaccttttttattttggactccGTGggtaacaactttttttacattaagAACGTGAGACGTCAGCTGGGGCTCGAGTCTCGAACTTAAGGAATAGTGATCGGAAATCAATCAATTAATCGATATATcctaaaaaactttgaaataataataatatttattaccaCATACATAATAAGCTATGTAATAACAGATTACTAACAAGCGTAATcgtctaaaaaatttaagttttcgtgataaataaactgttttatttgaactttattaatacgttcacatatgcattaatcacctataaatccaccaaattaatctacccgttcacatatgggagattacctgcaaaatctaCAATCAGCtttcaatactgctttgagagggttttcttcataggaattattttggtggagtatttcggtgtttttggtttctttaattattattaacgggAGAAGGaacagctaatttaattgcgcaatcgggtgctaataataaacagttggaggaaatccgtatgcaaCGTTTACTGATTATGATAAATTATGGCAGTAGTACGCATTCGagattcgatattacattttatagtaagtaataagaggtCAAAACGTTTACGGACACACCCTTTTTTCTGTGAAATGAAtccctaattaataatatttaacaaatattttattagaattatgtttacagacctgtttgctttgccggcatccatttcatttagcttttattttgatgtttctccttacattcgtaataataattatcgataacacagaaaacacagggatGTATGTCAATAAGTATCGTTATTTTctgggattattttataatctcagattttgggagagaaattttgtatgggaaatcgcgctttttaattacggattggaaGTTAAGCGCGAAGAAGTAGATCATCtaattatatgtgaacgtattataagaacACTAAGAAACTagctagaaaaaaatgtatatgcatgACACCTTGTGCAATCAGCTGTGTCAGCTGGTTTTGTAAGGAAAGGAGtcggaaaatattatttaatattttgaaagcaaGTTACTAAGTTGAttacacaaatacaaaatttttaagtataataataatatgtcaCAACTGCGACGAGAAGTAAGTGAGGATATTTATAGAACCGACACTGTTATTCAattataaactttaaaaggcTTTAAGGGCATTTAAAAATCTACATCGCGCTAGGCAATTCGTGTTTCAAGGGGATACACAAACGCTGGAAGCTGGGCGCAAAGAGATAAACGAACACTTTCGGAAAAATTGCAATGagacaaatgaaaatgaaattaaaaaggtttaaaaaaatttgaacgtTTAAATTAATAGTGCCATTTAAAAATCTTCATAATGCAGATGATACAGTTAGCGAACGATGTCAGCAAAGAATTACGATCAAACGTTATACAAGCAGTACAGGAAAAAGGAGACGTGTTCCGTAAGTTGACAATTTCGTTCTGCTAAttcgttttattatattattatttactgaTTAGATTTACGTATCACAGAAGAAACAACACGGTTGGACAATGTTGTTTTTAATCCAGACGCAATAATAGAGCAAATAACCCCACGTAAAGGCAGGACTGTTAGTGGTGCTTGCGGAGGGCAGAATATTGCAGACGATAAAATAATCGATTCTAAGTAACCTTTACAGtaacattaatttaaataaaattccgtTCTACTcgtctttaaaatttatataaccatattaattaaaaatcgacttattttatttcgtatgctttcttttacttttatgAGACTTGCTTTTagcctttttcttttttactactttatttTTACGTTTCTGCCGTTTTCCTTTAGTAGATGAATCACTTGATTTTTCATTGCTGGTACTGGTGTCTGTGCTGGATGATTCACTTTTCGACTCGCTACTGGAGCTATCGCTGTCATCACTTGATGATGTGCTTACTCTTCTACTGCGCTTCGATTTATATTTAGATCTTAATCTGTCATCACTTCTTTCTGAATGTCGTTTCTTATCTAGTTTACTTCCATTACTTCTGGGGTCAACATAATCCCGCTGTCTAGTTTTATCGTGAGTATATCGTTTGTCTGATGATTCTGTATATTTGTTGTGTCTTTGTCTTTCTGGTGAATACTTTTTCTGCAGTTCTCCACTACGACTAGGCGACTTTCTGCGTAGATGTCTGCTGCTTTCATCAAATGATCGTTCTTGTCTGCGCCAGTGACTTTCATAATTCGAACGATCTCGTATATATCTGTGATTATCTCTTCGATGACGTTCCCTGTCTCGTTGCTCACGGTGACGCTCTTCACGTGCTAAACGACGCTCGGTTGAGTTCATACGATTCGTGCGCTCCCTTTCATCTCCATTTCTATCTCTATCAttcgttttctgttttttgataGGCTCCCGTAAGTTATCAAACTCACTGTTTTTCAACGAACCTTCAACTCCACGCCCTTTCCCCCGCCATTTCACTTTCGAGACTGACTGAGAAAAGTCCACATGTATACGACGATCGTCAATTAGTACGTTATCCATTTTAAAATAAGCCGCCTCGCACGCTTTCTGATCCTCAAACTCAACAAATGCATACTGCAATGAGTCGCCTGTTTTTCTATCACGAATTACTTCACAACTTTTTACTTTACCAAAACGACtaaatattatttctaaatCATCATCGGTTGTGACTGGATTCAATTTACAAACGAATAGCACATTCTCTGGTGGCGCCATTTCTGCATCGGGCAAATCACCAACAATCTCAAGAATGGTTGCGCGTGCTTTTGCCTCACGCTCGGCGAGAATCTCTTGTAATTCTGCTGCAGTTTTATCATCTCCATCATTAATATCCTCATCTGCTGCAATACGACCATTTTGTAAGCGTTCGGCAGTGGGCGACGGCGACCGACTTGGCAATCTTAAATTACGTGGGTCTGGAAAAGGATCTTCTAATATGACGGTGTGAGTAATACGAATATCTTGATACGGCCGAAAGTTTTCATCTACAATGGCCTCATTTAATTTCCTAAGCGTCTCGTGACCTGTAATAGTGATATACTAATTAGGTATATATAACACTATAATTTCATAGTTTTTGCTTACCTTCGACCACTTCGCCAATAACACAGTGTATACCATCCAAAGAAGATAAATTTGGTGCCAATGTGAAGAAAAATTGTGACCCTACTAAGTTTTTCCCAGCTGAAACCAGCGACAGAAGTCCAGCAGATGCATGATAAATCTTTGGTAATGCTTCTGCTTCGAAAAATCGTTTTCCAACTCCGTCTAATTCACCCCAAATCGAACTACCGCCATTACTCACACCAGTAGGATCACCGGTTTGTGCAATAAAACCTCGCTCGATAGTATGGAATAGATTATAATTGTAGTATTTAATTTTGCATAGCTTAATGAAATTCAAAGAAGAAACAGGGCGTTCGTCCACAAATAGATCGACTGTAATATCACCTATCGTAGTTTCAATAACTATAGACATTTTTCCTGCATTTACtataaaataccaaaaagaCCAAAATTAGATTCGCAATAAAAGGGAAAGAAAATTGTAACGTAGATGTTAAAATACTG is a genomic window of Anastrepha ludens isolate Willacy chromosome 6, idAnaLude1.1, whole genome shotgun sequence containing:
- the LOC128868939 gene encoding uncharacterized protein LOC128868939, encoding MKKFEIIAPGKVILHGEHAVVYKKPALSAAVGLTTKLKFHPQPENQVCVFNLDTLNCTFEIQLKQFNEFVNEFRVKYPGGKLDCTAKLLEDVRVVVAKQLEGSISNSPKQLQAQKSFLSIYYLLAGAVLSAPSAELTIQSGFEVYIDTELTIGSGLGSSASFGAVVAAAFLLFTGHFDEQSYIKLENKALISQWAFESERIMHGTPSGVDNTVVTYGGMLRFVKGQGFQSLNIQRPLNIMLVDSRVNRSTADIVAKVRHLSEAFPKVVDSIWDACEEIVSSAIPLYESFGNAKDDSEKFEKLERLFQINNDLLKAIGVTHPKLEQIFAIAFKRGFFSKITGAGAGGFAIVLLPENFESNQVYWKLKEELEAAGFGVQATTAGGDGLRILALEE
- the LOC128868943 gene encoding uncharacterized protein LOC128868943: MSKYTAKHLEEKLADNLGALYVKAIDESDGCGGKFSVTIVSEAFRGKTLLQKHRLVNSALADELKEIHAFSQKSYTPEEWEKVQQTVQ
- the LOC128868941 gene encoding complex III assembly factor LYRM7 — protein: MSQLRREALRAFKNLHRARQFVFQGDTQTLEAGRKEINEHFRKNCNETNENEIKKMIQLANDVSKELRSNVIQAVQEKGDVFHLRITEETTRLDNVVFNPDAIIEQITPRKGRTVSGACGGQNIADDKIIDSK
- the LOC128868938 gene encoding peptidyl-prolyl cis-trans isomerase sig-7 — protein: MSIVIETTIGDITVDLFVDERPVSSLNFIKLCKIKYYNYNLFHTIERGFIAQTGDPTGVSNGGSSIWGELDGVGKRFFEAEALPKIYHASAGLLSLVSAGKNLVGSQFFFTLAPNLSSLDGIHCVIGEVVEGHETLRKLNEAIVDENFRPYQDIRITHTVILEDPFPDPRNLRLPSRSPSPTAERLQNGRIAADEDINDGDDKTAAELQEILAEREAKARATILEIVGDLPDAEMAPPENVLFVCKLNPVTTDDDLEIIFSRFGKVKSCEVIRDRKTGDSLQYAFVEFEDQKACEAAYFKMDNVLIDDRRIHVDFSQSVSKVKWRGKGRGVEGSLKNSEFDNLREPIKKQKTNDRDRNGDERERTNRMNSTERRLAREERHREQRDRERHRRDNHRYIRDRSNYESHWRRQERSFDESSRHLRRKSPSRSGELQKKYSPERQRHNKYTESSDKRYTHDKTRQRDYVDPRSNGSKLDKKRHSERSDDRLRSKYKSKRSRRVSTSSSDDSDSSSSESKSESSSTDTSTSNEKSSDSSTKGKRQKRKNKVVKKKKAKSKSHKSKRKHTK